The Pseudoxanthomonas suwonensis sequence GGTCGGGGTCCGCGTTCTCCAGCACCACATGGAACCAGTAGGCACCCGGCTGGAAGCCGAAGGCGGCACCGGCGTCGGGCAGCGGCGCGAAGTCGCCTGCCTCCAGCTGCCGCCAGGCCTGGGTGGCGTCGATCGCGCCGGACTCGTCGTGCAGGTAGCGGGTATGCGGGCCCAGGGCCAGTTGCGGCTGGGCCGTGTCCAGCCGCGCAGGCGCCTGCGCCAGGGCCGGAATGGCGACGGCCAGCAGCAGGAGCATCCAGCCCCCTATCCAGATATTCCAGGTCCTCCAGTACTGCCGCTGCTCCATGCGCCCCCCGGAAGGTCCCTCCATGCTGACCGGCATGGACGGTACGCCGCAGTGTACCGGGCAGGCCAGGGGTTGACCCGGGTCGCTGACCGCTGGTCTAATGTGTTAACGCGTTAATACATTGGATCGACGGCCATGAAGCGGCGGATGCAGGGCAACGGCGGGGAGGCGGACGATCGGCTGGATGCGCTGGCCCGGGCGCTGGCGGCCCTGGACAACGCCGATGCGGTCCGCGCCTTCCTGCAGGACCTGTGCACGCCGGCCGAGCTGGAGGCGATGACCGACCGCTGGCGGGTGGTGCCGCTGCTGCAACAGGGCGTGCCGTACCGCGAGATCCACGACCTGACCCAGGTCAGCGTCACCACCATCGGCCGGGTCGCGCGCACGCTGGAGCGCGGCACCGGCGGCTATGCGCTGGCCCTGCGGCCAGACTTCCCCCCGGCCAGCGCCAAGGAAGCACGATGACTCCCCCCCTGGGTACCGCCACCCGCGACCGCCTGCGCATCGCGATCCAGAAGAGCGGTCGCCTGGCCGAACCGGCGCGCAGCCTGCTGGCCGCCTGCGGGCTGAGCTGGCGCGAGAGCCGCGACAAGCTGTTCTGCTACGGCGAGTCGCTGCCGGTGGACCTGCTGCTGGTCCGCGACGACGACATCCCCGGGCTGATCGCCGACGGTGTCTGCGACCTGGGCGTCGTCGGCCGCAACGAACTGGACGAGCAGGCCGGCGAACGCGCCCGCAACGGCCTGCCGCCGGCCTACCGCGAACTGCACGGCCTGGGCTTCGGCCAGTGCCGGTTGATGCTGGCGGTGCCGGAGGAGTGGGAGTGGCAGGGTCCGCAGCAGCTGCAGGGCCTGCGCATCGCCACCAGCTATCCGGCGATCCTGGCCGGCTGGCTGCAGCGGCAGGGCATCGACGCGCACGTGGTCGAGTTGTCCGGCTCGGTGGAGATCGCGCCGCGGCTGGGCACCGCCGACCTGATCTGCGATCTGGTCTCCAGCGGCGCCACGCTCGCTGCCAACCACCTCAAGCCGGTGGAGAACCTGCTCGACAGCGAGGCGGTGCTGGCCGGTCCGGCCGGCGGTTTCGACGACGCCCGCGCCGGCCTGGCGCAGATGCTGCTGCGCCGGGTCGACGGCGTGCTCCAGCTCAAGGACCGCAAGCTGCTGATGTTCAGCGCCGCGCGCGAGTCGCTGCCGGCGCTGGAGCGGCTGCTGCAGGACGCCGGCCCGCTGGTGATCGTGCCCACTCAAGGCGGGCCCGCCCAAGGTGGGTCCGGCCAGAACGGCGCGCTGTCGCTGCAGACCATGTGCGAAGGCGCGGTTAGCTGGCAGCAGCTGGAGGAACTGGAGCGCGCCGGCGCGCGCGGACTGATGGTGCTGACGGTGGAGAGGTCGCTGGCATGAGCGCCGATCCCGCCGACATCGCCGTGTCCGGCGCCGCCCGCGCCTGGAACCGCCTGGAATGGGCGGCGCTGGATGCCGCCGCGCGCGCGCAGGCGCTGACCCGGCCGGTGCAGATCGTGGCCCAGGCCACCCGCGAGGCCGTGGCCGACGTGCTCGGCGCGGTGCGCGCCCGCGGCGACGATGCGCTGCGCGAACTGACCGCGCGCTTCGACCGGGTCGAACTGGAGCGCTTCGAGGTGGCGGAGGCCGAGTTCGCCGCGGCCGAGGCCGTGGTGGCGCCGGAGCTGCGCCAGGCCATGCTCGACGCCGCGCAGCGCATCGAGGCCTTCCACCGCGCCGGCATGGCCGGCGGCTACGCGCTGGAGACCGCGCCCGGGGTGGTCTGCGAGCGCATCATCCGGCCGGTGCCGCGGGTCGGCCTGTACGTGCCCGCCGGCAGCGCGCCGCTGCCGTCCACCGCGCTGATGCTGTGCGTGCCCGCGCGCCTGGCCGGTTGCCGCGAAGTGGTGCTGTGCACGCCGCCGCGCGCCGACGGCCGCGCCGATCCGGCGGTGCTGGTGGCCGCGCGCCTGACCGGCGTCGGCCGGGTGTTCAAGCTCGGCGGCGCGCAGGCGATCGCCGCGCTGGCCTTCGGCACCGCCAGCGTGCCCAAGGTCGACAAGGTCTTCGGCCCCGGCAACGGCTACGTCGACGAGGCCAAGCGCCAGGTTGCCCGGTCCGGCGCGGCGGCGATCGACATGCCGGCCGGGCCTTCGGAAGTGCTGGTGATCGCCGACGCCGGTGCCGACGCGGCCTTCGTTGCCGCCGACCTGCTGTCGCAGGCCGAGCATGGCCCCGATTCGCAGGTGCTGCTGCTGTCGGACAGCGCCGCGCTGATCGACCGGGTCGAGGTCGAACTGGCCGCGCAGTTGGAGGCGCTGCCGCGCGCGGAGATCGCGCGGCGGGCGCTGGCGGCATCGCGGCTGGTCCGGGTCGAAACGCTGGAACAGGCGTTCGCGATCAGCAACGCCTATGCGCCCGAACACCTGATCCTGGCCTTGCGCGAACCGCGCGCGTGGCTAGACCGGG is a genomic window containing:
- a CDS encoding YerC/YecD family TrpR-related protein produces the protein MKRRMQGNGGEADDRLDALARALAALDNADAVRAFLQDLCTPAELEAMTDRWRVVPLLQQGVPYREIHDLTQVSVTTIGRVARTLERGTGGYALALRPDFPPASAKEAR
- the hisG gene encoding ATP phosphoribosyltransferase, translating into MTPPLGTATRDRLRIAIQKSGRLAEPARSLLAACGLSWRESRDKLFCYGESLPVDLLLVRDDDIPGLIADGVCDLGVVGRNELDEQAGERARNGLPPAYRELHGLGFGQCRLMLAVPEEWEWQGPQQLQGLRIATSYPAILAGWLQRQGIDAHVVELSGSVEIAPRLGTADLICDLVSSGATLAANHLKPVENLLDSEAVLAGPAGGFDDARAGLAQMLLRRVDGVLQLKDRKLLMFSAARESLPALERLLQDAGPLVIVPTQGGPAQGGSGQNGALSLQTMCEGAVSWQQLEELERAGARGLMVLTVERSLA
- the hisD gene encoding histidinol dehydrogenase, whose protein sequence is MSADPADIAVSGAARAWNRLEWAALDAAARAQALTRPVQIVAQATREAVADVLGAVRARGDDALRELTARFDRVELERFEVAEAEFAAAEAVVAPELRQAMLDAAQRIEAFHRAGMAGGYALETAPGVVCERIIRPVPRVGLYVPAGSAPLPSTALMLCVPARLAGCREVVLCTPPRADGRADPAVLVAARLTGVGRVFKLGGAQAIAALAFGTASVPKVDKVFGPGNGYVDEAKRQVARSGAAAIDMPAGPSEVLVIADAGADAAFVAADLLSQAEHGPDSQVLLLSDSAALIDRVEVELAAQLEALPRAEIARRALAASRLVRVETLEQAFAISNAYAPEHLILALREPRAWLDRVEAAGSVFLGDWTPEALGDYCSGTNHVLPTNGAARAWSGVSVASFQNTVSVQAASREGIRAIGHCAVTLARAERLDAHANAVVLRLRGAAA